The proteins below come from a single Oryzomicrobium terrae genomic window:
- a CDS encoding tRNA threonylcarbamoyladenosine dehydratase produces MTGDAPDLARRFGGVARLYGQAALERFRGAHVAVVGVGGVGSWVVEALTRSAVGRLTLIDLDNVAESNINRQLQATDATLGMAKVEALRQRIATINPACVVTCVEEFVDPDNVADMLAGPFDAVVDAIDQVRAKVAIAAHCARQRLPLVVVGGAGGQLDPTRLRVDDLSRTVQDPLLSKVRAKLRKEHGFPRDAKKKFGIPAVYSDEPLRYPEAACAVEEGVAGEAGGEAGGTAPAGPGLVTGPQGLNCAGFGSSVCVTAPFGFAAAAATLRLLAP; encoded by the coding sequence ATGACCGGGGACGCCCCCGACCTGGCCCGCCGCTTCGGTGGCGTCGCCCGGCTCTACGGCCAGGCCGCCCTGGAGCGCTTCCGCGGCGCCCACGTGGCGGTGGTCGGGGTGGGCGGCGTCGGCTCCTGGGTGGTGGAGGCCCTGACCCGCTCCGCCGTCGGCCGGCTGACCCTGATCGACCTGGACAACGTGGCCGAGTCCAACATCAACCGCCAGCTCCAGGCCACCGACGCCACCCTGGGCATGGCCAAGGTGGAGGCCCTGCGCCAGCGCATCGCCACCATCAACCCGGCCTGCGTCGTCACCTGCGTCGAGGAATTCGTCGATCCCGACAACGTCGCCGACATGCTCGCCGGGCCCTTCGACGCGGTGGTGGACGCCATCGACCAGGTGCGCGCCAAGGTCGCCATCGCCGCCCACTGCGCCCGGCAACGCCTGCCCCTGGTGGTGGTGGGCGGGGCCGGCGGCCAGCTCGACCCGACCCGGCTGCGGGTGGACGACCTGTCGCGCACCGTGCAGGACCCGCTGCTCTCCAAAGTGCGCGCCAAGCTGCGCAAGGAACACGGTTTCCCCCGGGACGCCAAGAAGAAGTTCGGCATCCCCGCCGTCTATTCCGACGAACCCCTGCGCTACCCGGAAGCCGCCTGCGCGGTGGAGGAGGGCGTGGCAGGGGAAGCGGGCGGGGAAGCGGGCGGCACTGCCCCGGCCGGACCGGGCCTGGTCACCGGGCCCCAAGGGCTCAACTGCGCCGGCTTCGGCTCGTCGGTATGCGTCACCGCCCCCTTCGGCTTCGCCGCCGCCGCCGCCACCCTGCGCCTGCTGGCGCCCTGA
- a CDS encoding HNH endonuclease produces the protein MNNWRKYNRKLTGFNLLLIFHMPICKICLRDFKSLRFKSSRVCVCGRCTNDLNSYKEVAEFSYQAVRELLLRGVLRRATMDVSSTATPQWKQNAAERILGNLEAEVDRALPQWLNKLLADGSNRDKVFKIIRAHRRGLLHFDRPHRWGYPNNWKDVAHGIRKLDRFSCVSCSASNVELHVHHIVYASNFGTHQKTNLVTLCRKCHEKEHERVFDFGENMSSSDEIPKA, from the coding sequence TTGAATAACTGGCGCAAGTACAATCGCAAGCTAACCGGTTTCAATTTATTGCTGATATTTCATATGCCAATCTGCAAAATTTGCTTGAGGGATTTTAAGAGTCTTCGATTTAAATCGTCCCGTGTCTGCGTTTGTGGTCGATGTACGAATGATCTGAATAGTTATAAAGAAGTCGCGGAATTTTCCTATCAAGCTGTACGTGAATTGCTACTCAGAGGGGTTCTGCGCAGAGCAACTATGGATGTTAGCTCAACAGCTACCCCGCAATGGAAGCAGAATGCCGCGGAGCGAATTCTAGGTAATCTTGAAGCGGAGGTTGATCGTGCATTGCCGCAGTGGCTCAACAAACTCTTGGCGGATGGGTCAAATAGAGACAAGGTATTTAAAATCATCCGTGCACATCGCCGCGGTCTTCTTCACTTTGATCGACCGCATCGCTGGGGCTACCCAAATAACTGGAAAGATGTAGCTCATGGAATTAGGAAGCTAGATAGATTTTCTTGCGTTTCCTGCTCGGCAAGTAATGTAGAACTGCATGTGCATCACATTGTGTATGCATCGAATTTTGGAACACATCAGAAGACGAACCTTGTGACCTTGTGCCGAAAATGCCATGAGAAAGAGCATGAGCGAGTTTTCGACTTTGGAGAAAACATGTCGTCATCCGATGAAATTCCAAAAGCCTAA
- a CDS encoding HD-GYP domain-containing protein: MFAADALFALPPDESSFHDFADALTDLVPAVEGNVHRLRRAPDDAGEVASLFRALHNLKGDAALCRFAPGVAIAHPLETLLARVRAKEMPFDGAMAETVLLALDRLELTVEALVRGDTQTAPGNLRLPALIAGLERLAGAPPAQIPALALEVIEQVTGFRPTHLDDGDEPPAPRTPTVPAAPAGPQQDDLQFFRSLADRFEARSPRYAGRTERQRDLALDINADAGQPVPPAQLEAAVYLHDLGMMLLPDPLWLRPGSLTDTERQALMRHPEDGAGLLARMPGWQAAAEIVAQHHEMPDGRGYPHGLKNGAIAPGAKILAIVDAFEAVMLKHKDRGLARSTLRAVAEINACENQFAPEFIAPFNRVMRRRLERPGE, from the coding sequence ATGTTTGCTGCCGATGCCCTGTTTGCCCTACCGCCGGACGAGTCCTCGTTCCACGATTTCGCCGACGCCCTGACCGATCTGGTGCCGGCGGTGGAAGGCAACGTGCACCGGCTGCGCCGGGCACCGGACGATGCGGGCGAAGTCGCCAGCCTGTTCCGCGCCCTGCACAACCTCAAGGGCGATGCGGCCCTCTGCCGTTTCGCTCCCGGGGTCGCCATCGCCCACCCCCTGGAAACCCTGCTCGCCCGGGTGCGCGCCAAGGAAATGCCCTTCGACGGCGCTATGGCCGAAACCGTCCTGCTCGCCCTGGACCGGCTCGAACTGACGGTGGAAGCCCTCGTCCGGGGTGACACCCAGACGGCCCCGGGCAACCTGCGCCTGCCCGCCCTGATCGCCGGACTGGAACGCCTGGCCGGCGCGCCCCCCGCCCAGATCCCGGCCCTCGCCCTGGAAGTGATCGAACAGGTCACCGGCTTTCGCCCCACCCACCTCGACGACGGCGACGAGCCGCCGGCGCCCCGAACTCCCACCGTTCCCGCCGCCCCCGCCGGGCCGCAACAGGACGACCTGCAGTTCTTCCGCTCCCTGGCGGACCGCTTCGAAGCCCGCTCGCCGCGCTACGCCGGGCGCACCGAGCGGCAGCGCGACCTGGCCCTGGACATCAACGCCGACGCCGGCCAGCCCGTGCCCCCGGCCCAGCTGGAAGCGGCGGTGTACCTGCACGACCTGGGCATGATGCTGCTGCCCGACCCCCTGTGGCTGCGCCCGGGCAGTCTGACCGACACCGAACGGCAGGCCCTGATGCGCCACCCGGAAGACGGCGCCGGCCTACTGGCGCGCATGCCCGGCTGGCAGGCGGCGGCCGAGATCGTCGCCCAGCACCACGAGATGCCCGACGGGCGCGGCTACCCCCACGGCCTGAAGAACGGCGCCATCGCCCCCGGCGCCAAGATCCTGGCCATCGTGGACGCCTTCGAGGCGGTCATGCTCAAACACAAGGATCGGGGCCTGGCCCGCTCGACCCTGCGCGCCGTGGCCGAAATCAACGCCTGCGAAAACCAGTTCGCCCCGGAATTCATCGCCCCCTTCAACCGGGTGATGCGCCGCCGCCTGGAACGGCCGGGGGAGTAG
- a CDS encoding DUF924 family protein has protein sequence MNDAFTPPQTPPPALAHPHFPTTPCRPPFHPDEVLDAWFGPRDDPQRRQPRRAWFMGRADFDAALRARFLPVWEAAVRGELAAWNATAQGRLALVIVLDQLSRNFFRGDARAFASDAAARRVAEAALAAGEDQCLAPVARAFLYLPFEHSEDAADQARAEALFTALAAADPALDSYLDYARRHRAVILRFGRFPHRNAALGRTTTAEEAAFLADHPAGF, from the coding sequence ATGAACGACGCCTTCACACCTCCCCAGACACCGCCCCCGGCCCTCGCCCACCCGCACTTTCCCACCACGCCCTGCCGCCCCCCTTTCCACCCCGACGAGGTGCTCGACGCCTGGTTCGGCCCCCGGGACGATCCGCAGCGTCGCCAGCCGCGGCGCGCCTGGTTCATGGGCAGGGCGGACTTCGACGCGGCGCTGCGGGCGCGCTTCCTGCCCGTTTGGGAGGCCGCGGTCCGCGGCGAACTGGCGGCCTGGAACGCCACGGCCCAAGGCCGGCTGGCCCTGGTGATCGTGCTCGACCAGCTGTCGCGCAACTTCTTCCGCGGCGATGCCCGGGCCTTCGCCAGCGACGCAGCGGCGCGCCGGGTCGCCGAGGCGGCCCTGGCCGCCGGCGAGGATCAGTGCCTGGCCCCGGTGGCCCGCGCTTTTCTCTACCTGCCCTTCGAGCACAGCGAAGACGCCGCCGATCAAGCCCGGGCCGAGGCCCTGTTTACCGCGCTGGCCGCCGCCGACCCGGCCCTGGACAGCTATCTGGACTACGCCCGGCGCCACCGGGCGGTGATCCTGCGCTTCGGCCGCTTCCCCCACCGCAACGCCGCCCTGGGACGCACCACCACGGCGGAAGAGGCCGCCTTTCTCGCCGACCATCCGGCGGGATTCTGA
- a CDS encoding hemerythrin domain-containing protein, with amino-acid sequence METLAPESLAAIPSAPSAATAPTGMAWQDRYLLQLAPMDDIHREFVSLVNALLVAPLEADLLPLMDALVEHTERHFAMEQRWMEESHFPPTACHEDEHTKSLAVVTAVRDKVAAGDAALGRTLARELVPWFDNHVASMDWALATWIARTGYAAAA; translated from the coding sequence ATGGAAACCCTGGCCCCAGAGTCCCTAGCGGCCATCCCGTCGGCCCCGTCCGCCGCGACGGCACCGACCGGCATGGCCTGGCAGGACCGCTATCTGTTGCAGCTTGCTCCCATGGATGACATCCACCGGGAGTTCGTCTCCCTGGTCAACGCCCTGCTGGTCGCCCCGCTGGAGGCCGACCTGCTGCCCTTGATGGATGCCCTGGTCGAGCATACCGAGCGGCACTTCGCCATGGAGCAGCGCTGGATGGAGGAATCCCACTTTCCCCCCACGGCCTGCCACGAGGACGAGCATACCAAGTCCCTGGCCGTGGTGACGGCGGTGCGCGACAAGGTCGCCGCCGGCGACGCCGCCCTGGGTCGTACCCTGGCCCGGGAACTGGTGCCCTGGTTCGACAACCACGTGGCCAGCATGGACTGGGCCCTGGCCACCTGGATCGCCCGCACCGGCTACGCCGCTGCCGCATAA
- a CDS encoding FKBP-type peptidyl-prolyl cis-trans isomerase has product MSETGLIIDELTLGTGATAKAGNMVVVHYTGWLTDGTKFDSSKDRNEPFQFPLGQRYVISGWDEGVQGMKVGGVRKLTIPPEMGYGARGAGGVIPPNATLVFEVELLAVA; this is encoded by the coding sequence ATGTCTGAAACTGGCCTGATCATCGACGAACTGACCCTGGGTACTGGCGCCACGGCCAAGGCCGGCAACATGGTGGTGGTGCATTACACCGGTTGGCTGACCGACGGCACCAAGTTCGATTCGAGCAAGGACCGCAACGAGCCCTTCCAGTTTCCCCTTGGCCAGCGCTACGTCATCTCCGGTTGGGATGAAGGCGTCCAGGGCATGAAGGTGGGCGGCGTGCGCAAGCTGACCATTCCGCCCGAGATGGGCTACGGCGCCCGTGGCGCCGGCGGCGTGATCCCGCCCAATGCCACCCTGGTATTCGAGGTGGAACTGCTGGCGGTAGCCTAA
- a CDS encoding pseudouridine synthase has product MNDTKRPGAWKRGGSGRTGSGTRGGASLGGWPVKGLERPGSDSGGPRGPRDDRPPRGDFGDRPRRDFADRGDRPNRPYGERDDRGDRGQRSPRPEGDRPRSFGDRPPRGDFGDRPRRDFADRGDRPNRPYGERGDRPPRPEGDRPRSFGDRPPRGDFGDRPRRDFADRGDRPNRPYGERGDRPPRPEGDRPRSFGDRPPRGDFGDRPRRDFADRGDRPNRPYGERGDRPPRPEGDRPRSFGDRPPRGDFGDRPRRPFDDRPRRDFAERGGDRPSRQGEERPRGFGDRPARGEYVERPRREFSDRGERPNRPYGDRGDRPPRPEGDRPRNFGDRPPRGDFADRPRRDFSDRPDRGDRPPRDVADRPRRDTRGDFRDDRGYGDRAERGPRGEFGSRPERAPRHEFRDAPLESRAPLESPERVFEDEGLVRVSKLMAERGICSRREADAYIERGWVFVNGERVAELGTRADPNAEITLSKEARRNQEQQVTVLLNKPVGYVSGQAEDGYEPAIVLIRPENRWSESGGPAFSPAHLRGMAPAGRLDIDSVGLLVLTQDGRVARRIIGADSEVDKEYLVRVEGQLIDNGLALLNHGLELDGDPLEPAQVEWINDDQLRFVLREGKKRQIRRMCELVGLKVVGLKRVRIGGVKLGNLPPGQWRYLEEGEAF; this is encoded by the coding sequence ATGAACGATACTAAACGGCCGGGCGCCTGGAAGCGCGGCGGTTCCGGCCGCACCGGTAGCGGCACGCGCGGTGGCGCCTCCCTGGGCGGCTGGCCGGTGAAGGGGCTGGAGCGTCCCGGCAGCGATAGCGGCGGCCCCCGTGGCCCCCGCGACGACCGCCCGCCCCGCGGCGACTTCGGTGATCGTCCGCGTCGCGATTTCGCCGACCGTGGCGACCGGCCGAACCGGCCCTACGGCGAACGGGACGACCGCGGCGACCGTGGCCAACGCTCCCCGCGCCCGGAAGGAGATCGGCCGCGCAGCTTCGGCGACCGCCCGCCCCGGGGGGATTTTGGTGACCGTCCGCGTCGGGATTTTGCCGACCGTGGTGACCGGCCGAACCGGCCCTATGGCGAACGGGGTGATCGTCCTCCGCGCCCGGAAGGGGATCGGCCGCGCAGCTTTGGCGACCGCCCGCCCCGGGGCGACTTCGGTGACCGTCCGCGCCGGGATTTTGCCGACCGTGGCGACCGGCCGAACCGGCCCTACGGCGAACGGGGTGACCGTCCTCCGCGCCCGGAGGGGGATCGGCCGCGCAGCTTCGGCGACCGTCCGCCCCGGGGTGATTTTGGCGACCGTCCGCGCCGTGATTTTGCCGACCGTGGTGACCGGCCGAACCGGCCCTACGGCGAACGGGGTGACCGTCCTCCGCGCCCGGAAGGGGATCGCCCGCGCAGCTTTGGCGACCGCCCGCCGCGGGGCGACTTCGGTGACCGTCCCCGCCGTCCCTTCGACGACCGCCCGCGCCGCGACTTTGCCGAGCGCGGTGGCGACCGTCCGTCGCGCCAGGGCGAGGAGCGGCCGCGTGGTTTTGGCGACCGTCCCGCCCGGGGCGAATACGTGGAGCGCCCGCGCCGGGAGTTTTCCGACCGGGGCGAGCGGCCGAACCGGCCCTATGGGGACCGGGGTGATCGTCCTCCGCGCCCGGAAGGCGACCGCCCGCGCAATTTCGGCGACCGTCCGCCCCGGGGCGATTTCGCTGACCGCCCCCGTCGCGATTTTTCCGACCGCCCTGACCGGGGTGACCGTCCCCCGCGGGACGTTGCCGATCGCCCCCGCCGCGATACCCGGGGTGACTTCCGGGACGACCGTGGCTATGGCGACCGGGCCGAGCGTGGGCCGCGTGGTGAATTCGGCAGTCGTCCGGAACGGGCGCCGCGCCACGAGTTCCGCGATGCCCCCCTGGAAAGCCGCGCCCCGCTTGAATCTCCCGAGCGGGTCTTTGAAGATGAAGGACTGGTGCGGGTTTCCAAGCTGATGGCCGAGCGGGGCATCTGCTCCCGCCGCGAAGCCGACGCCTACATCGAGCGCGGTTGGGTGTTCGTCAACGGCGAGCGGGTGGCCGAGCTGGGCACCCGGGCCGATCCCAACGCCGAGATCACCCTGTCCAAGGAAGCCCGGCGCAACCAGGAGCAACAAGTCACCGTGCTGCTCAACAAGCCGGTGGGCTACGTCTCCGGCCAGGCCGAGGACGGCTACGAGCCGGCCATCGTGCTGATCCGCCCGGAAAATCGCTGGTCCGAATCCGGCGGCCCGGCCTTCTCGCCGGCCCACCTGCGCGGCATGGCGCCGGCGGGGCGGCTGGATATCGATTCGGTGGGCCTGTTGGTGCTGACCCAGGACGGCCGCGTCGCCCGGCGCATCATCGGCGCCGATTCCGAGGTGGACAAGGAGTACCTGGTGCGGGTCGAGGGGCAACTCATCGACAACGGCCTGGCCCTGCTCAACCACGGCCTGGAACTGGACGGCGACCCGCTGGAACCGGCCCAGGTGGAATGGATCAACGACGACCAGCTGCGCTTTGTCCTGCGCGAAGGCAAGAAGCGCCAGATCCGCCGTATGTGCGAGCTGGTGGGCCTGAAGGTGGTGGGCCTGAAGCGGGTGCGCATCGGTGGCGTCAAGCTCGGCAACCTGCCGCCGGGGCAGTGGCGCTACCTGGAGGAAGGCGAGGCCTTCTAA
- a CDS encoding nitrite reductase, whose amino-acid sequence MTHFRAPSLALTLAISAAFSCTAQAADPKMDPADVRYHAGSSPLANVEMYQDINPKAPPMSKAEFDKARKIYFERCAGCHGVLRKGATGKPLTPDITLEKGSEYLKVFIKYGSPAGMPNWGTSGELTDDEVDLMARYVQQTPPQPPEFGMPEMKGTWKVLVPPEKRPTKKMNSYNINNIFSTTLRDTGEVALIDGDTKKIINIVKTGYAVHISRMSSSGRYLFVIGRDAKINLIDLWMEKPDNVAEIRVGLEARSVETSKYKGFEDKYAIAGSYWPPQYVIMKGDTLEPLKIVGTRGMTVDTQEYHPEPRVAAIVASHFNPEFVVNVKETGKILVVNYKDIENLTTTEIPAARFLHDGGMDSTHRYFLTAANQSNKVVVVDTKTDKRVAIVDVGKIPHPGRGANFVHPKYGPVWATGHLGDESIALIGTDPVKHKQYAWKVVDSLKGQGGGSLFVKTHPKSKNLWVDTALNPDAANSQSIAVFDTTNPDKGFQTLPIAEWAGLGEGAKRVVQPEYNQAGDEVWFSVWSAKNQQSAIVVVDDKTRKLKAVIKDPKLITPTGKFNVFNTQHDVY is encoded by the coding sequence ATGACGCATTTCCGTGCCCCGTCGCTGGCCTTGACCCTGGCCATCTCCGCCGCCTTCTCCTGCACCGCCCAGGCCGCCGACCCGAAAATGGACCCGGCTGACGTGCGCTACCACGCCGGCAGTTCGCCCCTGGCCAACGTGGAGATGTACCAGGACATCAATCCCAAGGCCCCGCCGATGAGCAAGGCCGAGTTCGACAAGGCCCGCAAGATCTACTTCGAGCGCTGCGCCGGCTGTCACGGCGTGCTGCGCAAGGGTGCCACCGGCAAGCCCCTGACCCCGGACATCACCCTGGAAAAGGGTTCCGAATACCTGAAGGTGTTCATCAAGTACGGCTCCCCCGCCGGCATGCCCAACTGGGGCACCTCGGGCGAATTGACCGACGACGAAGTGGACCTGATGGCCCGCTACGTGCAGCAGACCCCGCCGCAGCCGCCCGAATTCGGCATGCCCGAAATGAAGGGCACCTGGAAGGTACTGGTGCCGCCGGAAAAACGGCCCACCAAGAAGATGAACAGCTACAACATCAACAACATCTTCTCCACCACCCTGCGCGACACCGGCGAGGTGGCCCTGATCGACGGCGACACCAAGAAGATCATCAACATCGTCAAGACCGGCTACGCGGTGCACATCTCGCGCATGTCGTCCTCCGGGCGCTACCTGTTCGTGATCGGCCGCGACGCCAAGATCAACCTGATCGACCTGTGGATGGAAAAGCCCGACAACGTGGCCGAGATCCGTGTCGGCCTGGAAGCCCGCTCGGTGGAAACCTCCAAGTACAAGGGCTTTGAGGACAAGTACGCCATCGCCGGCTCCTACTGGCCGCCCCAGTACGTGATCATGAAGGGCGACACCCTGGAGCCTCTCAAGATCGTCGGCACCCGCGGCATGACCGTGGACACCCAGGAGTACCACCCGGAACCCCGCGTGGCCGCCATCGTCGCCTCCCACTTCAACCCCGAGTTCGTGGTTAACGTGAAGGAGACCGGCAAGATCCTGGTGGTGAACTACAAGGACATCGAGAACCTGACCACCACCGAGATTCCCGCTGCCCGCTTCCTCCACGACGGCGGCATGGACTCGACCCACCGCTACTTCCTCACCGCTGCCAACCAGTCGAACAAGGTGGTGGTGGTGGACACCAAGACCGACAAGCGGGTGGCCATCGTCGATGTGGGCAAGATCCCCCACCCGGGCCGCGGCGCCAACTTCGTCCATCCCAAGTACGGTCCCGTCTGGGCCACCGGTCACCTGGGCGACGAATCCATCGCCCTGATCGGCACCGACCCGGTCAAGCACAAGCAGTACGCCTGGAAGGTGGTGGATTCCCTCAAGGGCCAGGGCGGCGGTTCGCTGTTCGTGAAGACCCATCCCAAGTCGAAGAACCTGTGGGTGGATACCGCCCTCAACCCGGACGCCGCCAACAGCCAGTCCATCGCCGTGTTCGACACCACCAACCCGGACAAGGGCTTCCAAACCCTGCCCATCGCCGAATGGGCGGGCCTGGGCGAAGGCGCCAAGCGGGTGGTTCAGCCGGAGTACAACCAGGCCGGCGACGAAGTGTGGTTCTCGGTGTGGTCGGCCAAGAACCAGCAGTCGGCGATCGTGGTGGTGGACGACAAGACGCGCAAGCTGAAGGCCGTGATCAAGGATCCCAAGCTGATCACCCCCACCGGCAAGTTCAACGTCTTCAACACCCAGCACGACGTGTACTAA
- the menA gene encoding 1,4-dihydroxy-2-naphthoate octaprenyltransferase, translated as MSVTAPPAAASRLHPLARWWATLRPRTLTVSLSPVLLGVALAWAVTGSWRPLPALACLLGALLIQIGTNLHNDAGDFLRGADTSARLGPPRACAQGWLTARQVRNAAWGAFALAFLVGIYLVAVGGWPIVALGLASLVAGWAYTDGPRPIAYSPTGEVFVWLFFGLAAVGGTVYLQLDHIPAAAWLAAHLLGTLAAAVITVNNLRDEAEDRRSGKRTLVVAGGRRLGLAVLGALMLTPFALLPLMMPLTGQPSLWLLLPWLQFPQALRLLGEIRRTPPGPVYNRLLGATARLQLGFAVTLAAGLLLARLIAH; from the coding sequence ATGTCCGTCACCGCCCCACCCGCCGCCGCTTCCCGCCTCCATCCCCTCGCCCGCTGGTGGGCGACGCTCCGCCCGCGCACCCTGACGGTTTCCCTGTCCCCGGTGCTGCTCGGCGTGGCCTTGGCCTGGGCCGTGACCGGCAGCTGGCGGCCCCTGCCCGCCCTGGCCTGCCTGCTGGGAGCGCTGCTGATCCAGATCGGCACCAACCTGCACAACGACGCCGGCGATTTCCTGCGCGGCGCCGACACCAGCGCACGCCTCGGACCGCCCCGCGCCTGCGCCCAGGGTTGGCTCACCGCCCGCCAGGTGCGCAACGCCGCCTGGGGCGCCTTCGCCCTGGCCTTTCTCGTCGGCATCTACCTGGTCGCCGTCGGCGGCTGGCCCATCGTCGCCCTCGGTCTGGCCTCCCTGGTCGCCGGCTGGGCGTACACCGACGGCCCCCGGCCGATCGCCTATTCGCCCACCGGCGAAGTATTCGTCTGGCTGTTCTTCGGTCTGGCGGCGGTGGGCGGCACGGTGTACCTGCAACTCGACCACATCCCGGCCGCCGCCTGGCTGGCGGCCCACCTGCTCGGCACCCTGGCGGCGGCGGTGATCACGGTGAACAACCTGCGCGACGAGGCCGAGGACCGCCGCTCCGGCAAGCGCACCCTGGTGGTGGCCGGCGGCCGCCGCCTTGGCCTGGCGGTACTGGGCGCCCTCATGCTGACGCCGTTTGCCCTGCTGCCCTTGATGATGCCCCTGACAGGGCAGCCCAGCCTGTGGCTGCTGCTGCCCTGGCTGCAATTCCCCCAGGCCCTGCGCCTGCTCGGCGAAATCCGCCGAACCCCGCCGGGCCCGGTCTACAACCGGCTGCTCGGCGCCACGGCCCGGCTGCAACTGGGCTTTGCCGTCACCCTGGCGGCCGGCCTCCTTCTGGCGCGCCTCATCGCCCACTAG
- a CDS encoding META domain-containing protein, translating to MKSALVAASFTLLALGGCAASGRGAPDGDVLPPPAGLMETYWKAVELDGAPVPPADGQREAHLVLRAEAAPGERGAKDGVLPAQGSTGCNRLVATYTADERNLRFTPGATTRMACLPGNPEPAFLKAIAATRQYRIGLRQSDELELLDASGRVVARFRATALH from the coding sequence ATGAAATCTGCCCTCGTTGCGGCATCCTTCACCTTGCTGGCCTTGGGCGGCTGTGCCGCGAGCGGCCGCGGGGCGCCCGATGGCGATGTCCTGCCCCCGCCGGCCGGGCTGATGGAAACCTACTGGAAGGCCGTAGAACTGGACGGCGCGCCGGTTCCCCCCGCCGACGGCCAGCGCGAAGCCCATCTGGTGCTGCGCGCCGAGGCGGCGCCCGGGGAACGGGGCGCTAAGGACGGCGTGCTGCCGGCCCAGGGCAGCACCGGCTGCAACCGGCTGGTGGCGACCTATACGGCCGATGAGCGCAACCTGCGTTTTACCCCCGGGGCCACGACCCGCATGGCGTGCCTGCCCGGCAACCCGGAGCCGGCCTTCCTCAAGGCCATCGCGGCGACCCGCCAGTACCGCATCGGCCTCCGCCAGAGCGACGAGCTGGAACTGCTCGACGCCAGCGGTCGCGTGGTGGCCCGTTTTCGCGCCACGGCCCTGCATTGA
- a CDS encoding DNA-3-methyladenine glycosylase I, with translation MSHAPDTPIRCAWVSDDPLYQTYHDQEWGVPVHDEHRLFEFLTLEGAQAGLSWLTVLRKRERYREVFAGFDPQAVARFTAADQERLLADPGIIRHRGKIAATVGNAQAFLRVQDECGGFATYLWRYVNGQPIRNAWPSIRQVPVRTELSDRLAKDLQKRGFKFVGSTICYAYLQAVGVVNDHTTDCFCYRPT, from the coding sequence ATGAGCCACGCCCCCGACACCCCGATCCGCTGCGCCTGGGTCAGCGACGACCCGCTCTACCAGACCTACCACGACCAGGAATGGGGCGTGCCGGTGCACGACGAGCACCGCCTGTTCGAATTCCTCACCCTTGAAGGCGCTCAGGCCGGATTGTCGTGGCTCACCGTGCTGCGCAAGCGGGAACGCTACCGGGAAGTGTTTGCCGGGTTCGATCCCCAGGCGGTGGCGCGCTTTACTGCCGCCGATCAGGAACGGCTGCTCGCCGATCCGGGCATCATCCGCCACCGCGGCAAGATCGCCGCGACGGTGGGCAACGCCCAGGCGTTCCTGCGCGTGCAGGACGAATGCGGCGGCTTCGCCACCTATCTGTGGCGCTACGTGAATGGCCAACCGATCCGCAACGCCTGGCCCTCGATCCGCCAGGTACCGGTCCGCACCGAACTCTCTGACCGCCTGGCCAAGGACCTGCAGAAGCGCGGCTTCAAGTTCGTCGGCTCCACCATCTGCTACGCCTACCTGCAAGCCGTGGGCGTGGTGAACGACCACACCACCGACTGCTTCTGCTACCGGCCCACCTAG
- a CDS encoding oxidoreductase gives MTSTFRIAVIGAGETGTPLLKQLLAAPFVQVLGVADLDLNQPGIALAREKNVPVTTNFMDLAAQGEQVDIIIDVTGAPKVRETLRQHMIDSNNSHTLILHERIALLMMSLSAGHAVDGKHTALEYR, from the coding sequence ATGACCTCGACCTTCCGTATCGCCGTGATCGGCGCCGGTGAAACCGGCACCCCGCTGCTCAAGCAACTGCTGGCTGCTCCCTTCGTCCAGGTGCTGGGCGTGGCCGATCTGGACCTCAACCAGCCAGGCATTGCCCTGGCCCGGGAAAAGAACGTGCCGGTGACCACCAATTTCATGGATCTGGCCGCCCAGGGCGAGCAGGTGGACATCATCATCGACGTGACCGGCGCCCCCAAGGTGCGCGAAACCCTGCGCCAGCACATGATCGACTCCAATAACAGCCATACCCTGATCCTGCACGAGCGCATCGCCCTGCTGATGATGTCCCTATCCGCCGGTCATGCCGTGGACGGCAAGCACACCGCCCTGGAATACCGCTGA